A section of the Agarivorans litoreus genome encodes:
- the fliE gene encoding flagellar hook-basal body complex protein FliE — protein MRVDSANLFSELQSMAGEMKTGGIANDIAMPSSQLTTSSVNSDFGNLLKDAINNVNGLQSNANDLRTRFDLGDRSVGIGDVMIAAQKSSIAFDATVQVRNKLVDAYKEIMSMPV, from the coding sequence ATGAGAGTAGATTCGGCAAACCTATTTAGCGAACTGCAATCAATGGCTGGTGAAATGAAAACAGGCGGCATCGCCAACGACATTGCTATGCCAAGCAGCCAGTTAACGACCTCTTCGGTAAACAGCGATTTTGGCAACCTGCTAAAAGACGCAATAAATAATGTGAATGGCTTGCAATCTAATGCCAATGACTTGCGAACTCGCTTTGATTTGGGCGACCGTAGCGTGGGTATTGGTGATGTAATGATTGCCGCGCAAAAATCTAGCATCGCCTTTGATGCAACGGTTCAAGTAAGAAATAAGCTAGTTGATGCTTATAAAGAAATTATGTCCATGCCAGTTTAA